The genomic interval ggtaaacgaggaactcccagtattatcttccaagtgggtgattcatcctatgtagtcactcctggtacagtacgaagagcattacatcttccagaagattgtaccttctctataccagaggaatcagaacttcgggggttaatgactgatttgggatatgaaaagagtctgacgaaacttggacagttgaaacgggctaatatcagaagagaatggagtttcttcttcgattgcatcaccaaggcttttggcaacaagtgttcaaattttgatgccatcccaattctgagtcagcacatcgggtatgctattatccatcaaactcattttgattttgcaactggaataattggttttattggggataggatgacagaggatcgagatgttgtttattttgctagattctgtcaacttatttatacgtattgtactgctgaaccccagttagtcagcactcaaaccccaccttttaaggttgcaaaaaggtactttaacgacctgataaatgctgacacaaagaaatcaatggtgagacaattacagattcctcagtctgtgaaacagattctggtaaatgctgatcctgctacttacaaatctgtttactcaaatgttcaaccaactcaccataaccaaaatccatcaacctcagtacctcCCTCTCATTCTACTaaacctaccctcagaacttatctcaaatcctatctctccacttcacagactgctcaaccttcttcttcagcacctactgtgaagcctacatcctctaagccaaagagaacaaagactgttcttcaaacacctcaaaagaggagaagcattactttgagagatgaatcagattctgaggatcagattccctcttcagaacctgtggtaaatgaagctgagaaggcaacttcttagaaggattctgcaattgggggttctaggcttctcaagaggcttagacgtatgacggttcctgaaactcccaaggaatccaaattaacaaggaagtacaagaaacagagggcacaaaggccagtttcagatgatgaggaggaagcagctaaggaaggggatcaggaatctctgatctcacaagataaggaatttgctccagtcacttcttctccatcaactccatctcaggaacctgtatctgacatggctaattcaccttctgtgtctcttgttgatccaggcacaagtgctgaaattgatattcagaacctggttgtgcctgaaatacttttcttagaagctccaacagcaaataatccttccacaacacctgttactgatgctgttcaaactcctgagttatcactaacaccttctctgcatcaagatgctgatgatcagattttaggtgagcatcaggatatggctgttgatcagaacttagtatcagatcagcaattagaggatgctgaagcctccattgctactcacactgttgtcttatcagaagatactgattctctaagttctgatgctgcaaatgttggagatattggtgaggctgctacaactgtagatgctgatgaagcaggtccttcaggacatactcctccactgactcttcctaagtctgaactggtaaaggagtttgttatcagggatgcaccagtaccttggagtgaaactcctgcaggtcaggagtggactaaggaatggaactcagtttcatgtattcaaaatgctttacatcttgctgagcacttgactaaagctgatgaaatgttacattctgatgattttaaaacccagcttagagtcactgcattgagtactaaacatctacaaggtcttcattccaacactcatgcagagctacacaagattcaggagaactttatcaaacaggaataagtttggaaaattgataagaaaaagttcttccaacctaccattgacagggttgcttatattgagaaaactcaagagaagcaacaagctcagattgatcaaattctgacaaatcaagcttctcagcaatcgcaacttattgaaatccagacctcagtggaactacttatctctcttttattacctgctgatgccaaaaagggggagaaggtaattaagtccaaatgcaaaaccaacaagacactgcaaggaaaggatgatggaaaagatgatcaaggaaactctggaatgggtagtggtcatagtcaaggtagaaggtttacatcaagacaagctagtcacagaacaagttctgatactgggaaaagaataagttctgctgctggtaaaaggataagttctgatgaacttctagatcttgatgaggaaatgtcaagacagttatttcttcaagaaaatccagggatggacttggaaagtttaaaggaagaagaagccagacttaaatcagagaaagtcacatctaaatctgaagcttctggtaaaaagttacttccaaaacctaaaggaattgtgatcaaagaaaggatacatactgaagaaactttggctagatcacaatcacagatagatccaagatccaagggtaaagaaaaggttggtgaacctatcaagccttatgtacctcctgaggaagaagaaattactgatggaaaagatgatcttgctctgacttcaagaaaagttcttaaaacaacctctgacatggctcaagttgttcagagtcaagaaattataagttctgatattcagaagaagcaagtaacctctgacagtgctcaagttaacttgatatcagaaaatagatctaaaacactcctaccaggattcactaaagcaaaacagactcaatctttgaagactactccaagtggttttgaagcaagagtagttactggaaaggaagctagagataaaactggattgggaagtgctgatgaaagaagagtacacaacactaccgatgatccaacttccttgagtgaaccaggtattggagcaactcctgagagattgaatcaactagaatctgtacagatggtttaccatacctacttgaaagaatacatcatattgtatttcatgacagatggtagggtttatcatataagataaaatgccattcctttgaagtattttgaagaattggagcatgtacttttcttacttcaagtggatgacagaataacagagactgctgcaaactacttaaaagaacagattcagagacagaaaaggctttattctgttaagtctgacagcagatatgttccaaagtacagagatcacaatagggatattgttgatatgaagcctaatactgcacagatcagaacgtatcttggtattaagggacttgaattcaatcttgaatctgacaaagcttatgtcataagactagaccaggagttaaggaaagcaaagattaatgatctcagagctgcaatctttcaaactggtgaagatactgcagagcttaaaggtgttaaaaggagaatgattgatgaactaagatatgctgagaaatgtttgttgaagaactatctcagaacaactcctgacatcagagagatcagaagatgatgaagccaagtcgaagatctacaactgcttaaattctgatatttatgcagattgaagttgttatcagaagttgaaattggtaaaactttaaggactgtaagttgtagttatctagtctatttctcatgcatttgtacttaatgtttttgacatcatcaaatatctgtttaacttgtatattttgttaatttacaagttgggggagattgttagatatatttgataatgtcatggctaatatgttttatgtttagcttttagatcttgtgtgaacaggatagatcagtacttatactggaagtcaggacataaggatatcagtacttatattatcaggagataatcatcagaagatagatatcagaacttaagtactgaaggacaatcagataaggacagtagctgattaaaggaaagaagatagagataaaacataagaagagatatgcatgaagaaggaattccgtgaagaatggaatacttagaatagaagatatctcattgatatattttaggaagcagaattatattccatatcaattagcgattatcttgtaactgtgtagtatataaacacaggcatagggtttacactataagtgttatcattatcgaagttattattatatataaccctagcagctctcgtgatatttgttcatcactgagaggtaacagttccatattgtaacagagttattgtttcaataaagtttgttttctgttactcaagttctttaagttcgatttgagtgtactatacactgtattcaccccctctacagtgtgtgtgtgacctaacaagttaCCTTATGTTTTGTTCTTATTTAATCACCCATACTTAATTTAGTAGTATTATACATATCAATTTAAGTATTAAAATTTGTCATAAATGATGTGATATTGATGACTTGGAAATTTAGAATATTTTTATTGGTTAAAtttatgtgaattatgtgaatACATGAGGTCCATTATTATTAATTGCATCGTACTAACTAGACCAGAACATGTGGCATTTGAGATCCGTTTTGGGTACTAATTTGGGGCCTCTAACATTATTCTATTAAATTATTCTTTCAATGTATTACTTTATTACATTCAAATTAAAGGTAATTTATTTGTCGACTCGGTACAATGTCTCCAGCGAAATAAACTAATATAAACCTATATAGTAGTTTTACCTTTTTACTCTTATATTTTACTTAATTATCATTACTTATTTAAAACTTATTCGCAACAAGCAcaactgttgtgcaagacatgcttgtacaataacaagactaagtcaaattgacaaccctaggtaagttgtattgtaatcttagtttgcattttgtattataacatttaaagtctgtaaaaatgtcaaagagcagactggagtctttttttttaaacagtatcaagcctaagaattctatctggaagaagattaagaaaatcatgcctcagaagaattatgaagaatcttggagttgaataaatctgttttgagaaaaatgttctaagtcaagttctctacaagtcacagatttagtgttatagagaagtcattcgagaactccagaatgacttatagagaactcaggaaagctactagagaactcacagatatcgacaagccaaattgaagacataaagattggagatatcgacaagtcatttcttcactagagaactcagaattatcgacaagtcaaatatcactaaagaactctgaagttatcgacaagtcaaatatcattagagaactctgagatatcgataagtcaattagtcactagagaactcagagatgtctataagccaaagtgaagacatgaagtggagagatctcgacaagctaaattctcttatagagaactcagagatctctataagtcaaataaactatagagtaatgagagatctcgataagccaatatacttatcgagatgtcaagttctctatataccaaactggagatctcgaggtaaaactcaaagtacaaagtgcagaccaattcaatatccaagattaataatcaacaaacaatccaaacaactggattgacaagtctataaaaagcagcttgaagagtgtgcaagatcaagggtgaagattaactaacaacggaagatcaaagttaacacggtatgcaaagatatgctaggccagaaatagaagatatacttgTCCTAAAATtgaatgattagtgacagtttactaaagtgaatagcatctcttattacacactgtgtaaaccagtagttaactatcatataaagttaacaccggtcctttgttagatgtaacaatttagattaTAAAAATCTTgcattctctcaaggaagaagctaagctcattagcaacaaagagcctacaatttttgtagcaaaacattcttaattttaatataaaattaagtgagttttgaaagatttgtgttcactgttattgcttgtttaatttcggtattaacacatctcactgtaagatttaatttactttgttccaACCATAAAAACTTCAATAAAAGTATaaaaatactaaaacacattcaccccctctgtgtgttattcattatCTAACAATGAGTACATAGACTATAAGTGCTTGGCCGACCCGGTCAATCACTAATTTTAAGCAGGCCACTCTCCCGAGTCCCTAGTGAAATTTAATTACTTCAATTTCCatgtaataattatatttaactGAATCACTCGATAATTCGATCACTAGTAACTTAAAGCACCTCAAAAGAGTAGCTTAAAGAGATATTTTCCTCTAGAGCTATCTTTTCCCAAGTTATGTATATTAAATTTTACTCATCCCGAGGAGATTCAGCCTATGTCATCCAGCAAGGCAATCTCCAATAGTAACTTTATAAGCACCAATTTCTTtatatttgaaattaaaattttaaaaaatcatctTCAATGACTGCCTTCTTTAACTTTATATTTAGAATAATGAACAGTTTCACTTCAAATATGAAGTAATATCGTAGAGATAAAGCAGCCATCTTTATACTGAATATTAGAGAAGGCTgcaatattaaataataaaataacacatatCTCATGATGTGTATGGAGAAATTGGGTCCACTATAtgtaattaaatatataataacGTTTGAAGTAAATTTGAAGTCGTGATTGAAAACAAAATAGTGATTTAAAGTTAAAAAGGTAAAATATTACGAATGAGgtattataaaataaatttatgatTGAAGATAGCttagataaaaaaaattatattcaGTTATGAGTGGACCTTAAAATTGGACACACCATAATACAAACAACCATGTCTTAAAACCCTTAAATTTTACATAAAGCATAATTCATCAACATCTTTCAAATAACAGATAATTCATATTACataagaaaagtttttaaagataAAATATAGCATGCCAACAGATAAATTCATTAAACAACGGCCATGGGTTGTTTAGGCCTAAACTCGATACCTTGTACGATAAGGCCAGTCTTGAGTACATTTGTATCAGTTGACATAAATCGGGTCTCcacctcatcatcatcatctctTGTACCAGTCTCAAACTCTCCTGTCTTAATCTCCATCCATTCGTCCTTCCTCCACCGACTAAGCTCTCCATTTCGTTGCTCAATATTGTGTGCAAATGTTCTTGGATCAGGATAAACTGTGCTAGCTTCATCATCAGGCACCTCCTCTCTTTCATTAACAAATCTAATGGATGTGTTTGCTGAATCAAGTCCGGAGGCATCCTCATATATTTTAAAGACAAGATATGTTTCATAAGTGGTGTGAGGAGACAACATTCCAATTTTCATTTTGCCACGAATATCAAGACACCGCCCTTTGTCAAGTACAGCAACCTCCTCTGAAAATCTGTTCACAAAATAATACATTGAGGCATGAATGCATGATACATGCCATGATATACGTGTAAATTAGTCAAAATGTTCGTGAGTTACTCGAACTCGGCTCGTAAAAAATTCCAATTCGGCTCAGAATTAATCAAGCCGAGCTCGAGCTCCAGCTCCATTTTTTTGAATTTGTAACTGAGCCGAGTTCGAGGTTCCGATTACTCGGTAAGGTTAGCGAGTCTTATCGAGTctctattatttttattttttttattataaatatatatatatttatatcaatatttttctatttttatatattatttatttgttATCGAATCGAACTCGAGCCGAACGGATTATATTTCAAgtttttgttaatatttagtgAAATAAATTCGAGTTTTCGAGCCGAACTTGAGCCTACCAAATTTTTTACGAGTCAAGTTTCGAACTTTAAATTAAAAGCTCAGTCGATCTGGAAGCTCGAGTCTAAAATATTTTAATCGAGTTCAAGCCGAGTCTAGGAGTGTtcgactcggctcggctcgattaCACCCCAAATTTGGAGTTGTTACACACAGAATTATAGTTTTTTCTCAAAATTAGCTGAAATCttatttgataaaattttaaaatctgaTCTTTAGAAAAGTGTTTTTGACCAAAAAATGTCGTACGAAATATGCTTTTGAAAAATAGAATCTTAGAGTTCTAATTTTACTATTAAATCTCAACTAAAACATTATTTTTCCATAATTACATCAAAATATGCGTATATCAAAAATAATACCAAACATTAAACATCAAATATGTgcatattaaaaatattattaaagatttAATTTTATGAACAACACTTTTTTTATCAATGCTATAATTTTTAACGGTAATTGCCTAAAGAGATTTACATCTTTTATAAGATAATGTTATGTTACGTGACCTGCATTCACAAATGAAGACCGAGAATAGTTAAAATTGTTTAGATTTATCTTTAAATTGTTAGCTGGTTGGGTGTGATGGTGAGTTGAAGTTGTTGAAATAATTTATGGTAATAGATTAGGCTACATGTAATATAGACTTATTATTTGCATTTATTCAGGAAATAAATATGCATAATGCTATATTTATCTTTATTAGCAGTACCGTTTTACTATTTACTGTAATTTTTTTTATCCAAAAAAGTCAATATCTAAAGGGATTGTAAATTTCAACAAAAAGGTTTTGTCTCAAAAGCTCAAATTTTTGTTATtaaaatgttattattattaGATGAAAAGTGAAAATCTTGAAAAAATACCCTTCATAATATTGTTTTGCTACTTATTTTCAAAAAAAAGTATTACCtcataatatattttatcaaaatattaaGCAGAGTTTATAATAAATGCATAATTTAAAAGAAAATGGTATTCTTAGATGGGTGGGAACTCTAAACAACCTCTTAATTTGTCTTATCACCCTAACAACTAAAAAGACCAGCCTAAATGCTTCTTTTCAATCGAGGTATGCATGAAAAATAGTGTTGCATTGTACAATTTAACACACAAGCTAACAGTGTTCTACTAGAGTGAATCCTCTAACTACAACCATTGACCATACTTCCCACACTTATTAGTTTATCATACTAGAAAGAAAATACTTATTACAAAGTTACTGTGATTATATAGAGAGATGCACAAGTATTTGTAGTTAGAACCAGGTTAGTATTTAGCAATTTAGCAAAATGTACATTTGCATGTATGTAAATAATACAACAAAAATCATTCACATACCTTGAGTTACTATCATATAACCAGCTCCACCACCAGGGAACAATTGCAAGTTGCCTAGCAGCTACCATTAAACATTTCTTTCCATTTCTTTTATCAATCCAAAAACTCTGTTAGAACAAGAATGAGATCAAGTTGGTGAGTTCTGATCAATGAGGCAATCTAACTAAAAGATTATGGACCATTCTCTTCCATGATAATACAAATACAAGAGTTATCCAAAAATATGGTTCTAATTTCTATTACCTACTTATAATTTTTTTGACTAAACTATAAAATTATGGTTGCCAACTATTTAATCTTTACTCCCACTCATATAGTTACAAATAATCATATAGTTATAGATAATATCATCTTAGCACTAATTTTTTTAGTggagaaatttgaaaaaaaatatgtCAATTTAGACCATAAATTACAAATAAAGAAATATTTAAATCTTTATGTCCCTACATAAATTAGTCTTTGAACATAAGGGTACATCTATAATATTTAAAATGCAAAAATGGTACTGAGTAAATTTATATATATGGAGTAAAACTCATTGTAAACTTTGGTCTCTACAAAAAAGTAATCCTGCATTTCCTTAGTTTGTTTCTATATATTGTTTTCCCTCTTTGATATTTGAATACACACTTAAATACAAGTAATGGAATCacaaataaatattaaaaaaaataatatcttATATTTAAAACTTATTTTCAACAGGAACAATTATTTTATAAGCATTTTTCATTAAAATATGTATAAATATCTTAATGTTAATTCAACACATATTTAGGTTTTATTTATAATCTATTCTAACATCAATACATCTTTAAATCTCATCTTTAAAAATTTAGTAccaattttatttttaaaaaccttaTTACAAAAATTTACATTAATGAAATAATTActgaaattatatttaataagAATAATTATTTTACATACATATAACATAAACACATATAACTATTTTAATTAAAACTTATATTTACTAAAAAAATAATGGatctaatattttaaaaaaactatCTTTATTGAAATACAAATAATAGAAAAggatataaaaatataaaaaaatatcaaaatattaaatattaaaaataatacaCTGAAATAAAGTTTGTAAACAAAtaataaaatcaagaaataattgaGAAAATTACCACATTGCCATCGTCAAGCAGGATAGCAGAGTCACAGAGCAGAAAATAAAGTTATTTTTTAGAGGTGTAAGTCAAGGTGGAGATTGATCTCCTAAGAATTTGATTAATATCAGGTGGTAAAAATGTGTTCCATAACTCATCTGAATCACTGGCAGACCTGAATTCTGTTGAAACACTTGAAGCTCTACATGTATCCCTGGGTGATCTGAATGATAATATTAATGATAGGCAATTCTCCATAAGGTGCTCCATCTTCGTTCTCTTTTGATTCATCA from Apium graveolens cultivar Ventura unplaced genomic scaffold, ASM990537v1 ctg6435, whole genome shotgun sequence carries:
- the LOC141703284 gene encoding F-box protein PP2-B15-like, translating into MELELELGLINSEPNWNFLRAEFEFSEEVAVLDKGRCLDIRGKMKIGMLSPHTTYETYLVFKIYEDASGLDSANTSIRFVNEREEVPDDEASTVYPDPRTFAHNIEQRNGELSRWRKDEWMEIKTGEFETGTRDDDDEVETRFMSTDTNVLKTGLIVQGIEFRPKQPMAVV